In Cyclopterus lumpus isolate fCycLum1 chromosome 5, fCycLum1.pri, whole genome shotgun sequence, the genomic stretch AGTTTATCACAATGGCTGATTTTCTGTCCGGCAGATGAttgtgacaaaaagaaaaactattttctttGACTAAAACCCAAAACAGACACTTCAATATTTACATCCCTGAAAAATTTACATGAATACACAATAATTATGGTCTTTTGTCTGGCTCACAAATATTGTAAAAGGTGTGAGGATGAAGGAGATATCCCCAATCCCAAAGGAGCTCTCCAAGAGCCCATATAAAGTTTAAAGTGTACTCTATCTACTTACTGACATAAATCTACTGTAACACCCATTATACAACAGCTGATTGAGGGCtggtttattgttttatgtccAGCACATTGtgaaatgaaacatgaagccctgaggagaaagagagacacagatatAGTGAAACATGTCCAGGACTTAGTCCAGAAGCTGACGGAGGCCTTTTTGCCTCCGCAGTGATTCACAGTACTGTCCAAAAGCAGTGGCTCCGCCCTCCAGAGCAACAAGCAGCGAACACGAGGAGATGTCCCATGTCAGGTTTCACATGTTGGGATTTCTCCGGTATAAGAAGCTAGTTTACCTGCTGTGACTAAAGACAGTTTTATTTAAGTTTCCACAAAATGTTGCCCTTTGATATCCACTTTAAAACTGAAGTGATACAATTTCAGTAGTAATACAGTAGCCTGTGTAGTTCAAATTGCTCCAAGTATTCTGCTTTTACATTATGCCCAGTGGCCTCTTTCAGTTAATCAGTTGATTAAGtcccctttcttctctcttcccccAATAATCTAAACCATAAGTAGAAAACCAACAATGCTGTGTTCACATTCTCTTTGTTCACATCCTAGGGGTCATTGCTTTTCTCAGAATTTATTGCACATAATCACAAAACACGCACGCTCCTTTTATTCATTTacgcaaccacacacacaaagacacatgtatacatgcccacatgtaaacatacaaacacaatcCCACAGCCTCGCTTACGTCATCCTGACTTTTACTCATAGAACTTATttcaacaaataataaataattcatgCCTTTTAGCTTTAACTTACACACATTCTTCTAAAATATGGTGCTTACTGCAAATTAAATCTTTTGATTTTTGCAATTTCCTGGTAGTTTCATATGAGCTTGTAAACTTCTGAATGCTTGTATTTACCCGCTATTAATTTGCTAtaccatatacagtatgtgcactTTAACTCTGATACATTGTTGTAAACATACAGCAGGACATTCAGCACcacaataatatattaataactCAATTAAGGCATGAACAAATGAgggaaataaagagaaatataGTCCATTAATATTTTTCTCACTGAGAATATCAGTGCAGGTAGATATTGGTGTGCTTTCACAGATAATGACTAAATatagatcagtgtgtgtgtgtgtgtgtgtggcatatgTACATGCACATGCAAGTTGAAAGTGCACGCAGGAGGAGTAATGTATGCATTTCCTGTTGTCTAACCCTTATCCTATACAACTGCACACTATTATGTTCAGTATACATGGCTATGGTGTATGCTTGGCCAGTGTTGTCATGGAGAAACAGTGGCCACCTTGTCCCTCAGAAAGTGGACTAATGACAACGTGTGTAAGGAGAGCAGAAAGAAGGCTCTAATTAAAGCCCAGGACTCACCTGTCTCCACATCTGCATGGTCATGGGATTTGTCCTGACCTTTGTAAACTAACTGTTTTTTCTCACACCcatgcacaaatatacacatgcCATGTACCATACCATCTCTAGCAAATTGGTAAGATACATACAATTCttcaaattcacacacacacacacacacacacacacacacacatacacacactcatgcaaacACACTGGAGCCTCATTCCCTCACTGCCTCTGTGAGGCACCGATCAGTGCCTTCACTGGCCTCCACTCGTGGCTTGCGAGTCTTCCTCTGGCCTCCCCCCTCTACCCAGGAGTTATGAATAACTGTCCCCCCGCTAGGAGCTGGGTCCACCTGCAGAAGGGACACTACCCTTTTCTTCACACGTGTTTTGAGGGCACGGCGCAGCTTCTGCCTGGTGAAAGCATAAAGCAGAGGATGAAATATAGTGGTTCCATAAGCCATTGCCAAGAAGCAGAGGCGCAGCCGCACCAGGCTGTCGCTTGGACCCATACACAGGATCAGAACATTGACTGCAGACAGAGGGGCCCAGCAGCCCAGGAAGGTGGATATGATGAGCAGGGACATTTTGAGGACACGGCGTTGACGCTCTCGGCGATCCCTGTGCCTGCGCACTGCCCGCCTCAAGGCGATGATGGCAGAAACCGAGGCCTGTACACCCATGGTGGATGCAGGcagtggtgaggtggcgtggGTCTGGGTTGAGGCTGAAGCTGGGATTGGAGAAGCAGGGGTGGCCGGTGTGGTGGCGATGGGGGTGGTGGCAGCAGTACTGACAGTAGTGACTGTTACTCCACTGTCAGACATCGCCTGTGGCATAGAGGGGAGTGGTGGGGGTGATGTTGGTGTAGGTGTGAGGGAAGGAATGAGAGGTGGATTGGTGAGATTCTGGTTCTGGTTGGAGGACACTACCTCTGTGGGCAGGCTCaggtctttcttcttctgcctcctGCAGCGTATCCTGCAGGTGGAGTCCTTTGCACGCTTACTCCTCATCAAGTGGGAGCCTATTCGAATGTTGAGGGCCTGCAGGATCTTGGAGTAGGTGAACAACATGACGACCACAGCGATGAAGAAGCATGGCACTTGGAGTAACAAGTGATAATACATAGCCAGGCCTGTGTAATACCCCTGCCCTCCTACGCACAGCAGCGTCCTGTTCTGCCATACTGGAGTCAGGTGGTGTGTTGGGGAGGAAGGATGAGTTGAGGGTAAGGcggaaggagagatggaggaaaaaatGGGGGTCAATCCAGTGGTGAACTCTGAGTCATTGTTCTGCACTCTTGACTCCTCATCCTTATTGTCCTCAACCCCCGAAGAGAAGAAATCCCCCTCAAGGAAGGGCAGGAAGAAGACAGCCAAAGACACGGCCCACACTGCTGCCAGGAGCAGTGCAGCTCTCCTGGTTGTCAGTAGACGACTGGCTGGACGCACTGAGATGTCGTATCGGTCCAAACTGATCACGAGCACATTGACTGCTGTGGCCACACTGGTGAACGTGACACAGGCCTCATGAAAGCAGCAAAGCGTGGCCAGGCTGCCGACTCCACTTTCATTAGCTGGGAGCAGGATCACAGCCACAGTCAGTGGCAGACacagcagacagacgagtatGTCCAGCACATGGAGGTTGACTGTGACCAGGTTGCTGACTGAATCCACCAGGTTGGACTGAGCACAGTAGAGCACAAGTACAGTCAGATTGCTGCTGAAGCCCAACACCAGCTCCAGCATCAGCACAGTGGTCAAAGACACCTGGAAGCCCAGGGGGTAAGGTGTGCTCCAGCCCTCCTCCAGCCCCACCTCACCCCCTCCATCCAGCAGGCCTACCCCCTGACCATCGCTGGTCTCCAGGAGGTCACGATAGCCTTCGGTCTCCATTGACGCCACAGCACTCCCTCACACATAGCAACAGCGGCCGCCACGCCAGACcattctctgtctttctgtttcttctgaCTCAAACGAGACAGTGATGAGGATAATGATGGTCGGATCTGTGGTTGATTCTGTGAAAGAATAGAAAAGaatagaaagacagagagatgacAGAGGAAGATCAAGCAGTTATCAGTCAGCTTGTCTCATATTTACTCAAAAATAACACTGTACAGCAAGTACAAGTCAAACTTGTCAGAAATGACAAGTGGAGAGGAGCTAAGAGTTGACACAACAAGGTGAAAGGGATCTTGGCGGGCGATTAGAGTCGTGGGTTGCAGTTCAAGCTGATGCTGATGACCCATGATGCCTCACTGGGCTCAAGTAGTTAGACAACAACATGCTTCGTATAGACAATGGTAAGAGTTCAGAAAAGAATTAGAGTAGAACGTCTCTTGGGGTGCATTTCCAAGTATGAGTGCATTAATCAGGGAATCAGTGAGGACCCCTGAATAGtcaaaacattttaacaaaCCAATGGGGATTTATCTCCTGACTATGCTTAAGGTTCGTATACTGTGCTAAATGTTATCACAAAGATGTACCCATGCTTCTCATGAGCAGGAGTGGGTGGATGATTGATTCATTATTAAACAATGCATATATAGGTCAGGAAGCTTGCAGAATAAGGCATGTGGAAACATATAGAAAGCAACCACAACTGTACTGTAACAATGGCAGTGACGGAAAACATGTTGTTGATACTGCTCTACATGTTTCCCCATTGACAACCCACCTTGTGAAGACAATCAATGCCTGTACTGCCTGT encodes the following:
- the LOC117731188 gene encoding G-protein coupled receptor 22-like, encoding METEGYRDLLETSDGQGVGLLDGGGEVGLEEGWSTPYPLGFQVSLTTVLMLELVLGFSSNLTVLVLYCAQSNLVDSVSNLVTVNLHVLDILVCLLCLPLTVAVILLPANESGVGSLATLCCFHEACVTFTSVATAVNVLVISLDRYDISVRPASRLLTTRRAALLLAAVWAVSLAVFFLPFLEGDFFSSGVEDNKDEESRVQNNDSEFTTGLTPIFSSISPSALPSTHPSSPTHHLTPVWQNRTLLCVGGQGYYTGLAMYYHLLLQVPCFFIAVVVMLFTYSKILQALNIRIGSHLMRSKRAKDSTCRIRCRRQKKKDLSLPTEVVSSNQNQNLTNPPLIPSLTPTPTSPPPLPSMPQAMSDSGVTVTTVSTAATTPIATTPATPASPIPASASTQTHATSPLPASTMGVQASVSAIIALRRAVRRHRDRRERQRRVLKMSLLIISTFLGCWAPLSAVNVLILCMGPSDSLVRLRLCFLAMAYGTTIFHPLLYAFTRQKLRRALKTRVKKRVVSLLQVDPAPSGGTVIHNSWVEGGGQRKTRKPRVEASEGTDRCLTEAVRE